TGTCCGGCAGCAATAGGTGTATCATAGTTTTCATCAAACGCTTTCATTAAGTTGCTTCTGGTTAAGTATTCGTTGGCAGAAAAAACGCCATTGGCATTTTCACCCGGAATACCCATGAATTTAGGGAGCCCGGCACCGGAACCTACGAATACAGCTTCAAACCCTTCTTCTTCCATCAATTCATCGATTGTAGTTGATTTACCAATTACTACATTTGTTTCTATTTTAACGCCTAAGGCTTTTACATTTTCAATTTCACTCTTTACAACTGTGTCTTTAGGCAAACGGAATTCGGGAATTCCATAAACCAAAACTCCGCCTGGCTCATGAAGTGCTTCAAAAATAGTTACATCATAACCCATCTTTGCTAAATCTCCGGCACAGGTAAGTCCTGCAGGGCCTGAACCGATTACAGCGACTTTCTGAGACTTCTTTTCTTTCGCAGCTTCTGGCTTAACATCGTTTACTCTTGCCCAATCTGCTACAAAACGTTCCAATTTACCAATAGATACAGATTCTCCCTTAATGGCACGGATACATCTTTGTTCACATTGGGTCTCTTGAGGACAAACCCTTCCACAAACAGCCGGTAATGCAGAATATTTGCTGATTACCTGATAAGCCTCTTCTATATCTCCTGCTTCTACTGCTTTAATGAAGCCAGGAATATCAATGGAAACCGGACATCCGGTAATGCATTTTGCATTCTTGCATTTTAAACATCTGCTGGCTTCTTCCATTGCTTCTTCTTTATCATATCCTAAACATACTTCTTCAAAGTTACGTGCTCTTACCTTTGGATCCTGTTCTTTTACAGGTATTCTCTTTAATACGTCCATATTAATAACCATGCCCTTTCTGATATCTGTAAACTTTGCGCTGCGGGCACAACTAAACCCATGATATCGCAAACCTACATAGATACTGCCTCAATAGAAAGCTTAATTAGAATTAATCTCCTATTTTGAATCACTGCATCCACATCCGCCGCCTTTGTGTGTTGCTCCTTCCCGTTCTTTTAGAACAGCCCTTCCTTCAGCAGTTTTATACATTTGCTGCCGTTTCATGGACTCATCAAAATCAACCAGATGTCCGTCAAATTCCGGGCCGTCTACGCAGGCAAACTGCACTTTTCCACCAACAGTTAAACGACAAGCACCACACATACCAGTTCCATCAACCATAATAGGGTTCATACTGACAATAGTCTTAATTCCTAATTCCTTTGTAAGAATGCTTACGAATTTCATCATGATCACAGGTCCAATGGCAATAACTAAATTATATTTTTTACCCTGGTTCTTAACCAAGTCCTTTATACAGTCATTTACATTGCCTTTAAAACCATAGGAGCCATCATCGGTAGTAACATATACATTTTTAGCTACCTTTTTCATTTCCTCTTCTAATATAATCAGTTCCTGGTTTCTGGCACCAATAACACAGTCCACCTCATACCCTTGTTCTTTCATCCATTTTACCTGAGGATATACAGGTGCTGTTCCTACACCGCCGGCTACAAATAAAATATTTTTCTTAGCCAGTTCTTCAGGTGCTTCATCCACTAATTCAGATTTACAGCCTAAAGGTCCTGTAAAATCTCTGAAGCTGTCAGATACTTCATATTCAGCCATTCGTTTTGTTGAAGTACCAAGAGCCTGAAATACAATGGTTACTGTACCGGCTTCTCTGTCATAGTCACAAATTGTAAGTGGTATTCTTTCACCCTTCTCGTCCATTTTTACTATAACAAATTGACCTGGGTAACAAGATTTTGCAACTCTAGGGGCATCTATATCCATAAGATAAATATTAGGTGCTAAAATCTCTTTCTTAACTATCTTGTACATACCTGTTCCTCCACTATTAGACTTTCGTTAATACCTTGCCATCCTGAAATGTCGTTCTGTCAGCAAAATATGGAGTAGGATTTAAGGCGCAGTAATAACTGTGTCCACCTGCGGCAATTTGATATTGCTGAACAGTCTCAAATACATTTTTTAATAACGAGCTATTAACAACTTTCTACATTATAAAATATTATTTTCAAAAAATCCAGTGTTTTTATTTAAACAAACTGAATAATTATGACAAATTCCTATCTTAATAACACAATCATTTCATAAAATCTTAAGATTTTCTATCATTCATTTTTATATTTCTCTGGTAGTCTATATTTAAAAAGTATACTAATTGTTATGTTTTTACCTAATTTTTTGTTTGAAATTAATCAAATTACATACCCTCCTCTTATCGTTTTTTACAATCTGTGTGAATAAAGAAAGGTTGAAGCGTTCACTATAATTTAAGCAGTGTGGAAGTTGTTATGGAAGTTTTGGGCGAATTAAGTTATAATTACATAGAAATATTTAACCTAGGAGGAATTGTAAATGTATAACATCTTAGTCTGTGATGATGATAAAGATATTGTTGAAGCCATACAGATTTATTTAAGTGCTGAAGGCTATACTATTATAAAAGCTTATAACGGAAAGGAAGCCATGGATATTATTCATACTACAGAAATCCATCTCGCACTGTTAGATATTATGATGCCGGTTATGGACGGAATCCGTGTTACTATGAAACTAAGAGAAAATAACAGTACACTCCCCATAATCCTGTTAACAGCAAAATCCGAAGATAGTGATAAAGTACTTGGCCTTAACGTTGGAGCTGATGATTACATCACAAAGCCTTTCAATCCATTGGAGCTTATAGCCAGGGTGAAGTCTGCCCTAAGGCGTTATACAAAACTTGGCAGTATTGTAACAGAAGAGCAAAATATCTATTCTTCCGGAGGTCTTGTAGTTAATGATGACCGCAAAGAAGTGTATGTTGATGATGAGTTGATTAAGCTAACTCCTATTGAGTATAATCTTTTGAAATTATTGGTAAAAAATAAGGGCCGGGTTTTTTCTATAAATGAAATATATGAATTAATTTGGAATGAACCTTCTTATGGTGCAGATAATATTGTAGCAGTTCATATACGTCACATCAGGGAAAAAATAGAAATCAATCCAAAAGAACCCAAGTATTTAAAGGTTGCCTGGGGAATCGGATACAAAGTTGAAAAATATTAAAGGAGTATAGTATGAACAGAATTAAAGGTTCCTTTTTTATAAAGGTATTGATACATATTGCACTTTTTCTGTCCGGACTTACCCTCTTAATCGGTGTATATCATATCTATAACTTTACGGATTCATATTCCACCAGAGTTACGGATTTTAAAGAAACCTGGGAATTCCAAAGCAAATACCTTAAATATGTGGAACGGGTAGCTGTCTATGTTGATTACCGTGAAAAAGGCTACAACGGCAGTATCAGTTATGATTCCTCTTCTCTTGATTTGTCTGCGTTATTTGAAAAAGAAGTGGAAAAGCCAGAATCAAACTCTAATACACAGGAATCACAGAAAGATTTTGACTATTATAATAATATTTTAAATCAACCAGGCAGTAACTTTGTCTATTATGTAAGAAATCTAAAAACCGGGGCTGTCTACTATTCTGCCTCATTAGAGGCTGAGATAAGTAAGCTCACAGAAGAGTATGGGGACAAGGCAATGTCTAAGTACCTTGAAAAAGTTAAAGCAGAGAATTCATCTTATCTGATTATTAACACCGATACAGAAAAATTTGCTACAAATGTAAATAAAAAGTATCTAGAACTTAATGATGGTGTAGATTATCTGAATGATGAAAATCTGAATTGGGTCATAGATTGCATTAATGGATATATTACAGCCGATAATGAAGGTAATGCAGGTAATCGGGGCAGTTACATTGTTTGCACCACAATTTTAAATAATCTACCCAATAAGAATGACGAATTTGGTACTATGTACAGGCATTTTCAGGAGTTATATGTTAATTACAGGGCTTCTCTCTATCCAGTACCTATATCCTTTGTATTGCTATTGTTATTTTTTATACTAACAATTGCTTTTACAGGTCATAAAAGAAATACAAATGCAATTGTTTTGAATAGTTTTGACCGTATAAAATCGGAATTAGGATTTTTGTTTGTAGTATTTGGGATATATATTCTTTTTTACACCGCAAAAGCTCTGTCCTCCTTTATATACTATAACCTAAACATCGAGTTCCATTTCATAATATTAATTGCATATTCCATTTTATATCCGTTTTGTATGTTTGGCTTGTTAAGCCTGATACGCAGAATGAAAGCAGAGGTATTAATTACAAATTCATTGCTCCATACAGTTTTTGTTAAGTTAAATAAAATTTTAAAGCAATTTTTTATACAAAAGAGTATTACTTTCCGTATATTTATCCTATTGGCTGTCTTTACTGCAATGCAGGTACTGGCTTTTTATCTTTATCACAGACCGATTCTCTTTAGCCGTAAAACAGAATTTTTACTTATATCCATCCCCGGTTACGCGCTTTTACTCTACTACCTGATTCGGTCAGGTATTGATTACAACATAATTAGGGAGGAAACCAAAAAAATCTCTGAAGGAAATTTAACCCATAAAATTCCGGTAGCAGACATGCATGAACCTGCTCTTGCATTGGGACTTTATATCAATAATATAAGTGATGGTTTCTCCGCAGCCGTGGATGAAAAAGTGAAAAGCGAACGGCTAAAAACCGAACTGATTGCCAATGTATCACACGATATAAAAACCCCTTTAACTTCTATTATTAATTATGTGGATTTATTGAAAAAAGAAAAATTGGACAATGAGAAAGCAAACGGCTATTTGGATATTTTATCTTCAAAGACTTGGCGCCTGAAAACTCTTATTGAAGACCTTATGGAAGCTTCAAAAGCCTCTTCTGGTGCGATTGTACTCAATTTAGAATGTATTAATCTAGTCGAATTAGTAAGGCAGTCTATTGGCGAATTTGAAGACCGGCTTGCCAGCCATAACCTGGAAACGGTTTTGAATATAAAGGATGAGCCTGTTTATATTATGGCTGATGGCAGAAGCACCTACCGGATTATCGAAAATATATTCTCCAATGTTAATAAATATGCCTTAAGCGGAACAAGGGTCTATGTGGATATTACAACAGACGACCGCACTGCTACTATTTCAGTTAAAAATATATCCGCTAGCAAACTTAATATTAATTCTGACGAACTAATGGAACGATTTGTCCGGGGGGATTTATCAAGAAATACAGAAGGCAGCGGTTTAGGTTTATCTATTGCAAGAAGCCTTGCTTCCCTCCAAGATGCCTTGTTTGAAATAGAACTAGATGGGGATTTATTTAAAGCAATGGTGCATTTTCCAAAGTTAGACCGCTATACCAATGAAAAAAAGATTAGAAAAGAAACAGAAAATCTAACATAAGATAAGATATGATAAAAGTGTTGTTACGTAATCTCTCTACTACTATAACCGCGGGTAGAGTAGATTTCCTAACAGCACTTTTATATTCCTTATTAATTAATTCCTAATTCCGTATATGAATTAATAAAAGTCAAATAATTATTTTTAAACCGTTTATCAAAGGAAACATCTTCACCAAACCATTCTGGAGGAATAAAGGCTGCTGCCTCCTTTTCATTGCTGAATTCAACCTCAGTAAAGCAAAGCCCCTTTAAATGTCCGTGAAATATATCTAATTCTGCAATATAACCGCCCGCTATCGGTATTAAGTAACGTGTTTTTGTTATAATATTTCCATCTATTTTTTTCTTTAGATGCAAATAAGCTTCTTCTGTTAAAGGAAGCTCTACCTCCTGACAGCACAGAGCAATATTTGAAAGTGTAATATCCTGTATGGATTTATATGTCATATAGTATTCTTCATTGCTTTTTCGTATCCGGATAACCGGATCGGTGCAAAGGTATGCCTGCTCTATTTCTTTTTTTTCATACTGCTCTAATAAAATGGGGGTTGTTATAACTTTGAATTTTCTTTCTATCTCCATATGTCTTGCCCTGCTCTTTATAATATTTTCTGTCCATTAATCATTAATTGAAAACGAAGGGTTAATTTTTCTGCTGCCTTCTTACATAAAATCATACGTTCTAAGAATATTTCAAAATAATCCATTACAGAAGAGAATTCCGTATCAATCGTTAAGCTTAAGGTTATTTTTGTTTTTTCTTCATTAATTAAGGTTGTTGATTCTTTTACTGCATAATTAACTCTGTCATGTATATCAAAGCTGGCCAGATCCCTGTTTCTCACCCTTGTGAAGCGTACATCTGTTTTATCTGCCAGAATTAATGCAGCCGCAACCTCATTTACAGGTATAGCTGTACTTTCATCGTGGTTGCCAATAGCAGAAATGATAACAGCAATCTCTTCCGCATTCACACCTAACTTATCCAGAATTCGAAATGCCATGACTGCACCGCTTTGTGCATGGTCAACCCGATTAATGATATTCCCGATATCATGCATATATCCTGCAATCTGAGCTAACTCTACCATTCGCTCTGGATAGCCCATGGTGGTAAGAATGTATTTCGCTTTTTCTGCAACAATACCCACATGAGCAAAGCTATGTTCTGTATAACCTAACGATTTCAACACTTCATCTGCTTTTTCTATATATGTTCTAATCTGCTTGTTCTTTTTGATTTCTTGATAAGTAATCATACTATCGGCTCCTTTGTTAACATTGTTTTATCTTGTTAAGTATAGTTTAAGTCTGTTTTATTCTTATTTTATTTCTGTAAAGTTTATATAAGTCTCTAACCTTAGTATGGATAAACAAATAGAGAAAATACGTTATTTATTGGTTGTATTTTTGTCGCATAGCCTTGGCATATTGTATAATTTCCTCTGCCTCTTTGCTGTCATAATAAAATTCAAAATGCCTTGCAACCTTCTTGGCTTCTTGTTGGAATAAATCACACATTATAAACAACCGCTGCCAGATATCTTCATGTGAACTACCCGAAAATATAAACATAAACTTATGATAGGTCTCCTCATCCAGGTATTTTTCTAGATACTTTCCATACTTACCGGCAGATACAGAAAAATTATTCTCAACTCCAATATTCCAATAAAGCACTTCTAAAAGCATATCCACTGCAAAACGTTCCATGGTATGTTTTACGAACATGATTT
The nucleotide sequence above comes from Anaerocolumna cellulosilytica. Encoded proteins:
- the gltA gene encoding NADPH-dependent glutamate synthase produces the protein MDVLKRIPVKEQDPKVRARNFEEVCLGYDKEEAMEEASRCLKCKNAKCITGCPVSIDIPGFIKAVEAGDIEEAYQVISKYSALPAVCGRVCPQETQCEQRCIRAIKGESVSIGKLERFVADWARVNDVKPEAAKEKKSQKVAVIGSGPAGLTCAGDLAKMGYDVTIFEALHEPGGVLVYGIPEFRLPKDTVVKSEIENVKALGVKIETNVVIGKSTTIDELMEEEGFEAVFVGSGAGLPKFMGIPGENANGVFSANEYLTRSNLMKAFDENYDTPIAAGQKVAVVGGGNVAMDAARTALRLGAQVYIVYRRSEEELPARVEEVHHAKEEGVILKLLTNPTEILVDDNGWVKGMKCIEMELGEADASGRRRPVEKPDSEFELEVDTVIMSLGTSPNPLISSTTTGLDINKYRCIIANEENGQTTKEGVFAGGDAVTGAATVILAMGAGKAAAKGIDEYLQNK
- a CDS encoding sulfide/dihydroorotate dehydrogenase-like FAD/NAD-binding protein; amino-acid sequence: MYKIVKKEILAPNIYLMDIDAPRVAKSCYPGQFVIVKMDEKGERIPLTICDYDREAGTVTIVFQALGTSTKRMAEYEVSDSFRDFTGPLGCKSELVDEAPEELAKKNILFVAGGVGTAPVYPQVKWMKEQGYEVDCVIGARNQELIILEEEMKKVAKNVYVTTDDGSYGFKGNVNDCIKDLVKNQGKKYNLVIAIGPVIMMKFVSILTKELGIKTIVSMNPIMVDGTGMCGACRLTVGGKVQFACVDGPEFDGHLVDFDESMKRQQMYKTAEGRAVLKEREGATHKGGGCGCSDSK
- a CDS encoding response regulator transcription factor, whose translation is MYNILVCDDDKDIVEAIQIYLSAEGYTIIKAYNGKEAMDIIHTTEIHLALLDIMMPVMDGIRVTMKLRENNSTLPIILLTAKSEDSDKVLGLNVGADDYITKPFNPLELIARVKSALRRYTKLGSIVTEEQNIYSSGGLVVNDDRKEVYVDDELIKLTPIEYNLLKLLVKNKGRVFSINEIYELIWNEPSYGADNIVAVHIRHIREKIEINPKEPKYLKVAWGIGYKVEKY
- a CDS encoding sensor histidine kinase — protein: MNRIKGSFFIKVLIHIALFLSGLTLLIGVYHIYNFTDSYSTRVTDFKETWEFQSKYLKYVERVAVYVDYREKGYNGSISYDSSSLDLSALFEKEVEKPESNSNTQESQKDFDYYNNILNQPGSNFVYYVRNLKTGAVYYSASLEAEISKLTEEYGDKAMSKYLEKVKAENSSYLIINTDTEKFATNVNKKYLELNDGVDYLNDENLNWVIDCINGYITADNEGNAGNRGSYIVCTTILNNLPNKNDEFGTMYRHFQELYVNYRASLYPVPISFVLLLLFFILTIAFTGHKRNTNAIVLNSFDRIKSELGFLFVVFGIYILFYTAKALSSFIYYNLNIEFHFIILIAYSILYPFCMFGLLSLIRRMKAEVLITNSLLHTVFVKLNKILKQFFIQKSITFRIFILLAVFTAMQVLAFYLYHRPILFSRKTEFLLISIPGYALLLYYLIRSGIDYNIIREETKKISEGNLTHKIPVADMHEPALALGLYINNISDGFSAAVDEKVKSERLKTELIANVSHDIKTPLTSIINYVDLLKKEKLDNEKANGYLDILSSKTWRLKTLIEDLMEASKASSGAIVLNLECINLVELVRQSIGEFEDRLASHNLETVLNIKDEPVYIMADGRSTYRIIENIFSNVNKYALSGTRVYVDITTDDRTATISVKNISASKLNINSDELMERFVRGDLSRNTEGSGLGLSIARSLASLQDALFEIELDGDLFKAMVHFPKLDRYTNEKKIRKETENLT
- a CDS encoding CYTH domain-containing protein, translated to MEIERKFKVITTPILLEQYEKKEIEQAYLCTDPVIRIRKSNEEYYMTYKSIQDITLSNIALCCQEVELPLTEEAYLHLKKKIDGNIITKTRYLIPIAGGYIAELDIFHGHLKGLCFTEVEFSNEKEAAAFIPPEWFGEDVSFDKRFKNNYLTFINSYTELGIN
- a CDS encoding HD domain-containing protein; this translates as MITYQEIKKNKQIRTYIEKADEVLKSLGYTEHSFAHVGIVAEKAKYILTTMGYPERMVELAQIAGYMHDIGNIINRVDHAQSGAVMAFRILDKLGVNAEEIAVIISAIGNHDESTAIPVNEVAAALILADKTDVRFTRVRNRDLASFDIHDRVNYAVKESTTLINEEKTKITLSLTIDTEFSSVMDYFEIFLERMILCKKAAEKLTLRFQLMINGQKIL